One stretch of Fictibacillus sp. b24 DNA includes these proteins:
- the smpB gene encoding SsrA-binding protein SmpB codes for MPKGEGKVVAQNKKARHDYHVEETFEAGIVLQGTEIKSIRAGRANLKDSFARVQNGELFLHNMHISTYEQGNRYNHDPLRTRKLLLHRKEINKLLGATKEQGYSIVPLKMYLKNGFAKLLIGLAKGKKHYDKRDDLKKKDAKREIERAFRDRQKA; via the coding sequence ATGCCAAAAGGAGAAGGGAAAGTAGTCGCACAGAATAAGAAAGCGCGGCACGATTACCACGTTGAAGAAACATTTGAAGCTGGAATTGTCCTTCAGGGCACGGAGATTAAATCCATTCGCGCAGGCAGGGCAAATTTAAAAGATTCCTTTGCACGTGTGCAAAATGGCGAGTTGTTTTTACACAACATGCACATTAGCACCTACGAACAAGGTAACCGTTACAATCATGATCCGCTGCGAACACGTAAGCTGCTTTTGCATCGCAAAGAGATCAACAAGCTGTTAGGTGCTACAAAAGAACAAGGGTACTCGATTGTTCCTTTGAAAATGTATCTGAAGAATGGTTTTGCTAAACTTTTGATTGGTTTGGCAAAAGGTAAAAAGCATTACGATAAGCGTGACGATTTAAAAAAGAAGGATGCGAAGCGCGAAATTGAGCGTGCATTCCGAGATCGTCAAAAAGCATAA
- the rnr gene encoding ribonuclease R, with translation MKESEKPMTVTEIEEALQLPDAEAFKKLVLTLNELEDEGSVVRTRTNRYGLPEKMSLIKGRVQGHAKGFAFLIPEESEQKDVYISQSDMNGAMSGDTVLVRLNQTSSGSRPEGTIIRILERGVTEVVGTFQESRKFGFVVADDKRIPNDIFIPADGVNGAVEGHKVLVKITKYPEGRNSAEGEIIHIIGHKNDPGVDIISVIFKHGLPREFPEEALEQAHNTPDVIDPNDIEGRRDLRSETIVTIDGADAKDLDDAVHVIKLPNGHYKLGVHIADVTHYVTEDSPIDKEAQERGTSVYLVDRVIPMIPHRLSNGICSLNPKVDRLTISCEMEINHDGEVIKHEIFPSVIKTTERMTYTDVRKILQDEDEEVSKRYEPLIPFFKLMGELAEVLRKKRFARGAIDFDFSEAKVLVDENSDPQDVVLRERSVAEKLIEEFMLCANETVAQHFHELELPFMYRIHEDPDEGKLERFLEFISMFGYALKGTASDIHPRSLQQLLETVKGEPEEMVISKIMLRSMKQAKYDHMSLGHYGLATEFYTHFTSPIRRYPDLIVHRLIRTYLFKKDTGPKTVSHWKAELPGIAKHSSAMERRAVDAERETDELKKAQFMLDKVGEEFDGVISSVTNFGLFVELPNTIEGLVHVSYLTDDYYRFDEKFMAMIGERTGNVFRIGDEISIRVVNVNVDERSIDFEIVGMKGTPRKRHKDRQQVIDIGDTPKRGRGRRSKNRKNESDRSSGPQDSKKGKKKPFYKPVAKKKGKKKKK, from the coding sequence ATGAAAGAATCGGAAAAACCGATGACAGTGACAGAGATTGAAGAAGCTCTTCAACTTCCTGATGCTGAAGCTTTCAAGAAACTGGTTTTAACACTTAACGAACTAGAAGATGAAGGATCTGTTGTCCGAACACGCACGAACCGCTATGGACTGCCTGAAAAAATGAGTCTCATCAAAGGACGCGTTCAAGGCCACGCGAAAGGCTTTGCTTTTTTGATTCCTGAAGAGAGCGAGCAAAAAGACGTATACATCTCACAATCTGATATGAACGGTGCGATGAGCGGTGATACGGTTTTAGTACGATTAAATCAAACATCTTCCGGTTCTCGTCCAGAGGGGACCATTATCCGTATTTTAGAACGCGGCGTAACAGAAGTTGTTGGTACGTTCCAAGAAAGCCGTAAATTCGGTTTTGTTGTCGCTGATGATAAACGTATCCCAAATGATATCTTTATCCCAGCAGATGGGGTTAATGGTGCTGTAGAAGGTCATAAAGTTTTAGTGAAGATTACGAAATACCCAGAAGGCAGAAACAGTGCTGAAGGAGAGATCATCCATATCATCGGTCATAAAAACGACCCTGGTGTAGACATCATCTCCGTTATTTTTAAGCACGGTCTGCCAAGGGAGTTTCCAGAAGAAGCATTGGAGCAGGCGCATAATACACCGGATGTCATTGATCCGAACGATATTGAAGGACGCCGCGATCTTCGCAGCGAAACGATTGTAACGATAGATGGAGCGGACGCAAAAGACCTCGATGACGCGGTTCATGTAATCAAGCTGCCAAACGGCCATTACAAGCTTGGTGTACATATCGCAGATGTTACCCATTACGTAACAGAGGATTCTCCCATTGATAAAGAGGCACAAGAACGCGGTACGAGTGTGTACTTAGTCGATCGAGTAATTCCGATGATTCCACATCGCCTGTCAAACGGGATTTGTTCATTGAATCCGAAAGTGGACCGCTTAACGATTTCGTGTGAAATGGAGATCAATCATGACGGTGAAGTGATCAAACACGAAATCTTCCCAAGTGTGATTAAAACAACAGAACGAATGACGTATACAGATGTCCGTAAGATTTTGCAGGATGAAGATGAGGAAGTTTCAAAACGTTATGAACCATTGATTCCGTTTTTCAAACTGATGGGAGAACTAGCAGAAGTTCTCCGTAAAAAACGTTTTGCCCGCGGTGCAATTGATTTTGATTTTTCAGAAGCTAAAGTGCTTGTTGATGAGAACAGCGATCCGCAAGACGTTGTTCTACGTGAACGTTCAGTTGCTGAAAAGCTGATTGAAGAATTCATGCTTTGTGCGAACGAAACCGTTGCTCAGCATTTTCATGAACTTGAGCTTCCGTTCATGTACCGAATTCATGAAGACCCAGATGAAGGCAAGCTAGAGCGTTTCTTAGAGTTTATCAGCATGTTCGGCTATGCTTTAAAAGGAACCGCGAGCGATATTCACCCTCGCAGTCTTCAACAGCTTCTCGAGACCGTAAAAGGCGAGCCTGAAGAAATGGTAATCTCAAAAATCATGCTTCGTTCCATGAAGCAAGCTAAGTATGATCATATGTCACTTGGCCACTATGGTTTGGCGACTGAGTTCTATACGCATTTCACATCACCAATCAGACGTTATCCGGACTTAATCGTACACCGATTGATCCGCACGTATCTGTTCAAAAAAGATACTGGCCCAAAAACGGTCAGTCATTGGAAAGCAGAACTGCCAGGGATCGCGAAGCACTCTTCAGCGATGGAACGCCGTGCAGTTGATGCGGAGCGTGAAACAGATGAACTCAAAAAAGCACAGTTCATGCTCGATAAAGTTGGAGAAGAGTTTGACGGTGTAATCAGTTCAGTTACAAACTTCGGATTGTTTGTGGAACTGCCGAACACGATTGAAGGACTTGTTCACGTTAGCTACTTAACGGACGACTATTATCGCTTTGACGAAAAGTTTATGGCGATGATCGGTGAACGAACAGGTAACGTATTCCGTATCGGTGATGAGATCTCCATTCGTGTTGTAAACGTAAACGTTGATGAGCGCTCGATTGATTTTGAAATTGTGGGTATGAAAGGCACGCCTCGCAAGCGCCATAAAGATCGTCAGCAGGTAATCGACATTGGTGATACTCCAAAACGAGGCAGGGGCAGACGCAGCAAGAATCGCAAAAATGAGTCCGATCGTTCCAGCGGTCCACAAGATTCAAAGAAGGGCAAGAAAAAACCTTTCTATAAGCCTGTTGCTAAAAAGAAAGGCAAGAAAAAGAAGAAATAA